One window of Aerosakkonema funiforme FACHB-1375 genomic DNA carries:
- the gyrA gene encoding DNA gyrase subunit A has translation MTTSQERIIPTDLGNEMSRCYLEYAMSVIVGRALPDARDGLKPVHRRILYAMHELGLMPDRPFRKCARVVGEVLGKYHPHGDTAVYDALVRMAQDFSMRSPLINGHGNFGSVDNDPPAAMRYTECRLHALTTEAMLRDIEAETVDFGDNFDGSQQEPLVLPARVPQLLLNGSSGIAVGMATNIPPHNLGELIDGLVALIHNPEITDIELMKYIPGPDFPTGSQILGTSAIKEAYTTGRGSITMRGVAKIETIEQRGRPDREAIIITELPYQTNKAALIEKIAEMVNDKKLEGIADIRDESDRDGMRIVIELKRDAYPRVVVNNLYKQTPLQSNFGANMLALVNGEPQLLTLKQFLNVFLDFRIECVTRRTQHELRKAEERDHLLQGLLIALLNLDAVIELIRNAADAPTARQEMMERFGLSEVQADAILQMQLRRLTALEAEKIRQEHEDLQTQIADLKDILARRDRILEIIETEAKQVKERFATPRRTAIEHAEGEIDETDLIANEKALILLTEQGYIKRMPVNAFEAQSRGTRGKSANRMKEDDGVEHFLTCCDHDSVLFFSQRGVVYCLKAYQIPTSSRTARGVPIVQMLPIPRDEKITSIVSVAEFTSEEYLIMLTCGGYIKKTELAAFSNIRANGLIAISLEEGDQLRWVRRARVEDSIIIGSRLGMAIHFRADHDQLRPLGRATRGVRAMSIKEGDRLISMDILPGSVLNSALSAADEEESASVNSETLEQSEESSLSTQDTALSAPDGPWVLVITTGGYGKRVPVSQFRLQNRAGMGVLATKFRKTADRLAALHVVNQDDELMMVTSRGIIIRQAVNAISPQSRMATGVRVQRLDEDDAIAAVALVPPTNGEEEESD, from the coding sequence ATGACCACTTCCCAGGAGCGGATTATACCCACGGATTTAGGGAACGAGATGTCCCGGTGTTACCTAGAATACGCCATGAGCGTAATTGTAGGTCGGGCGCTCCCAGATGCCAGGGATGGTCTCAAACCTGTGCATCGTCGCATCCTTTACGCAATGCACGAGCTGGGACTGATGCCAGACCGCCCTTTTCGGAAATGCGCCCGTGTGGTAGGGGAAGTGTTGGGTAAATATCACCCTCACGGTGACACGGCGGTGTACGACGCCCTAGTGCGGATGGCACAGGACTTTTCCATGCGATCGCCCCTCATCAACGGACACGGCAACTTCGGTTCGGTTGATAACGACCCCCCAGCGGCAATGCGCTACACCGAATGTCGCCTGCACGCCCTGACTACCGAAGCGATGCTGCGGGATATCGAGGCAGAAACAGTTGATTTTGGCGATAACTTCGACGGTTCCCAGCAAGAACCGCTCGTATTGCCCGCAAGAGTTCCCCAGCTATTGCTCAACGGCTCATCCGGTATCGCGGTTGGCATGGCAACCAACATCCCGCCCCACAATCTGGGAGAACTGATTGATGGGTTGGTGGCGCTGATCCACAACCCAGAAATTACTGATATCGAGTTGATGAAATATATACCTGGCCCAGACTTTCCCACTGGCAGTCAAATATTGGGAACGTCTGCAATTAAAGAAGCCTACACCACCGGGCGCGGTTCGATCACCATGAGAGGCGTGGCAAAAATTGAAACGATCGAACAGCGCGGACGTCCGGACAGAGAAGCCATAATTATTACCGAGTTGCCATACCAAACCAATAAGGCAGCTTTGATTGAGAAAATCGCCGAAATGGTGAACGACAAAAAGCTGGAAGGAATCGCCGATATCCGGGATGAAAGCGATCGCGACGGAATGCGGATCGTCATCGAACTAAAACGCGACGCTTATCCCAGAGTCGTCGTCAACAACCTCTACAAACAAACGCCATTGCAGTCAAACTTTGGGGCGAATATGCTAGCCCTCGTTAATGGCGAACCCCAGCTGCTCACTCTCAAGCAATTCCTCAACGTCTTCCTAGATTTCCGCATAGAATGCGTCACCCGTCGCACTCAACACGAACTGCGAAAAGCCGAGGAACGAGACCACTTATTACAAGGTTTGCTGATCGCTCTATTAAATTTAGATGCTGTCATCGAACTGATCCGCAATGCCGCCGACGCCCCTACCGCCCGTCAAGAAATGATGGAAAGATTCGGGCTTTCGGAAGTGCAAGCAGATGCAATCCTGCAAATGCAATTGCGGCGATTGACAGCATTGGAAGCAGAAAAAATTCGGCAAGAACACGAGGATTTGCAAACGCAAATCGCCGATTTAAAAGATATTTTGGCGCGGCGCGATCGCATTTTGGAAATCATCGAAACAGAAGCGAAGCAGGTAAAAGAGCGGTTTGCTACACCCAGACGGACGGCAATCGAACACGCCGAAGGCGAAATCGACGAAACCGACTTAATTGCCAACGAAAAAGCGCTGATTTTGCTGACCGAACAAGGTTACATCAAGCGAATGCCGGTGAACGCATTTGAAGCCCAAAGTCGGGGAACTCGCGGCAAATCCGCCAACCGCATGAAAGAAGATGATGGTGTAGAACACTTTTTAACTTGTTGCGATCACGATAGCGTTTTGTTCTTTAGCCAGCGCGGTGTCGTCTACTGTCTGAAAGCTTATCAAATTCCCACCTCATCTCGCACCGCACGCGGCGTACCAATTGTGCAAATGTTGCCCATTCCGCGAGATGAAAAAATTACTTCGATCGTATCCGTCGCTGAATTCACCAGCGAAGAATACCTGATCATGTTAACCTGCGGCGGCTATATCAAAAAGACAGAACTGGCAGCTTTTAGCAATATCCGCGCCAATGGATTAATCGCCATTTCTTTGGAAGAAGGAGATCAACTGCGCTGGGTGCGTCGCGCTCGTGTAGAAGATAGCATCATCATCGGATCGCGTCTTGGTATGGCCATTCATTTTAGAGCCGATCACGACCAATTGCGTCCTTTAGGTCGCGCCACGCGAGGTGTCAGAGCGATGTCCATCAAAGAAGGCGATCGACTCATCAGTATGGACATTCTCCCCGGATCGGTCTTGAATAGCGCCCTCAGTGCTGCGGATGAAGAGGAAAGCGCTTCTGTCAACTCGGAAACTCTCGAACAAAGCGAAGAATCTTCACTCAGCACTCAGGACACAGCACTCAGCGCTCCCGATGGCCCTTGGGTTTTAGTAATTACCACCGGAGGCTACGGCAAGCGAGTACCGGTATCTCAATTCCGCTTGCAAAATCGTGCCGGTATGGGCGTACTGGCGACGAAGTTCCGCAAAACAGCCGATCGTCTAGCCGCACTGCACGTCGTCAATCAAGATGACGAGTTAATGATGGTTACCAGTCGAGGTATCATCATTCGTCAAGCTGTGAATGCGATTTCCCCCCAATCCCGTATGGCAACGGGAGTGCGCGTGCAGCGCTTGGACGAAGATGATGCGATCGCCGCAGTC
- a CDS encoding chloride channel protein codes for MLPNKHPVTDKIQLWISSQLGGLTNRNPLMISRWVLRWTVVGTVCGLFAGLYWNILELMIHALNRIEGPSLLIVMPTLGLFVGLVIHHLGNPGEIGVIVDNIHFRGGRLDARKNAPMILASLASISAGGSAGPEAPLVQVTGSFGTWVADRLQLKGEDLRSMSLAGMAAGFTALFGAPLGGAMFALEILHHKHVLEYYEALMPAIVSSCASYLVFAAITHLGIAPTWSFPQYGLNNIDDFALAIAYGVIGAIAGWIFMAIFRGCDRIFARIPGPIYVRTTIAGLVLGGLAVLFPLTRYFGHEELELVISNNFSAIFLLSLAFAKMAAIGFTVTGGWRGGFIIPLFFTGACIGKAIAISIPGLNPALAMICVMAGLNAAVTRTPVSTTLLVSKLTNISPLTPILFASLMGFFLAPKIPLIASQLKSPKQAIAE; via the coding sequence GTGCTACCAAACAAGCACCCCGTCACCGACAAAATTCAACTTTGGATATCCTCCCAACTTGGCGGACTGACAAACCGCAACCCTTTGATGATTTCCCGCTGGGTGTTGCGCTGGACTGTCGTCGGTACTGTTTGCGGTTTATTCGCTGGATTGTACTGGAACATCTTAGAGTTGATGATTCACGCCCTCAACCGCATTGAAGGGCCAAGTCTGCTCATAGTCATGCCCACACTGGGTTTATTCGTCGGTCTTGTGATTCATCACCTTGGCAATCCCGGCGAAATTGGCGTGATTGTCGATAATATCCATTTTCGTGGCGGACGCCTGGATGCTCGCAAAAATGCCCCCATGATTCTAGCTTCCCTCGCCAGTATATCGGCAGGTGGCAGTGCTGGGCCAGAAGCACCCCTAGTACAGGTAACCGGTTCTTTTGGTACTTGGGTTGCAGACCGTTTGCAGCTCAAAGGCGAAGACCTCAGATCTATGAGTTTAGCGGGAATGGCTGCGGGTTTCACTGCTTTGTTCGGCGCACCCCTTGGCGGTGCGATGTTCGCCTTGGAGATTTTGCACCACAAACACGTTTTGGAATACTACGAAGCGCTGATGCCGGCGATAGTTTCCAGTTGCGCCAGTTATCTGGTTTTTGCTGCCATTACCCATTTGGGAATTGCACCAACTTGGAGTTTTCCCCAGTACGGTTTAAATAATATCGATGATTTTGCTTTGGCGATCGCATACGGAGTCATTGGTGCGATCGCGGGATGGATTTTCATGGCCATTTTTCGCGGGTGCGATCGTATTTTCGCCCGCATTCCCGGCCCTATTTATGTTCGCACGACCATAGCCGGTCTGGTATTGGGCGGTTTGGCAGTTTTATTTCCCCTCACCCGTTATTTTGGGCATGAAGAGTTAGAGTTAGTCATCAGTAATAATTTTTCTGCCATTTTTCTGTTAAGTTTAGCCTTTGCGAAAATGGCTGCGATCGGCTTTACGGTTACTGGTGGATGGCGCGGTGGATTTATCATACCGCTCTTTTTCACTGGCGCTTGTATCGGCAAAGCGATCGCCATTTCTATCCCCGGATTGAATCCTGCCTTGGCGATGATTTGTGTAATGGCAGGTCTCAATGCTGCGGTGACGCGCACGCCTGTCAGTACCACTTTATTGGTCTCGAAACTGACTAATATCAGTCCCTTGACTCCTATTTTATTCGCCAGTTTAATGGGGTTTTTCCTCGCTCCCAAAATACCTCTAATCGCTTCTCAACTCAAATCGCCAAAACAAGCGATCGCTGAATGA
- a CDS encoding histone deacetylase family protein, translating to MLPVIYSDEFLLHETGAYHPERPQRLSAIVNALKAASYADRLEWLLPTPLAKRSAMPILERVHSQEHIERVQLIAKNGGGRLDADTLVSKNSYDIALLAVNAWLDGVDRTLATSNPAFVLARPPGHHAERDRGMGFCLFSNAAIAAYYALEQPGIKRVAILDWDVHHGNGTQNIVETHPRLAYCSLHQSPCYPGTGYADERGEYKNVLNIPMLPGSTVAEYRMEFESQVVPFLSRFKPDLLIVSAGYDANAADPLASIELLPQDFGLFTDYCLQITRKILFGLEGGYDLAALAESVVATIERCLI from the coding sequence ATGCTACCCGTAATTTACTCTGATGAGTTTTTGTTGCACGAAACTGGGGCGTATCATCCAGAACGTCCGCAACGCTTGAGTGCGATTGTCAATGCGTTGAAGGCGGCAAGTTATGCTGATCGGCTGGAGTGGCTGTTGCCGACGCCTCTGGCAAAAAGGTCTGCGATGCCTATTCTGGAAAGGGTTCACTCGCAAGAACACATTGAGAGAGTGCAGCTGATCGCTAAAAATGGTGGCGGACGACTGGATGCAGATACGCTGGTTTCTAAGAACAGTTACGATATTGCTTTGCTGGCGGTGAATGCTTGGTTGGATGGGGTCGATCGCACTCTGGCGACCTCAAATCCAGCTTTTGTGTTGGCGCGTCCCCCCGGACATCACGCGGAACGCGATCGGGGTATGGGGTTTTGCTTATTTTCCAATGCGGCGATCGCCGCTTACTACGCTTTGGAACAACCGGGAATTAAGCGCGTTGCTATCTTAGATTGGGATGTCCATCACGGTAACGGTACGCAAAATATTGTCGAAACTCATCCGCGCTTAGCATATTGTTCTTTGCATCAGTCTCCTTGCTATCCGGGAACGGGATATGCTGACGAACGGGGAGAGTACAAAAATGTGCTGAATATTCCGATGCTACCGGGTAGCACTGTGGCTGAGTATCGCATGGAGTTTGAATCGCAAGTTGTACCCTTTTTATCGAGATTTAAACCAGATTTGTTAATTGTTAGCGCTGGATACGATGCCAATGCTGCCGATCCGTTGGCGAGTATTGAATTGCTACCGCAAGATTTTGGTTTGTTTACAGATTATTGTTTGCAAATAACTCGGAAAATTTTGTTTGGTTTGGAAGGCGGTTACGATTTAGCTGCGCTGGCCGAGTCGGTTGTAGCGACGATCGAACGCTGTTTGATTTAG
- a CDS encoding tetratricopeptide repeat protein, protein MLQVAVFVCVGWLLSVCLHEFGHAIVAYWGGDTSVKDKGYLTLNPLKYTDFNLSLVMPLIFLLLGGIPLPGAAVYIDHRRLRSRWWKSAVSAAGPFASILVAVLLTISFRFGSSLPLVEYRWIWPALAFLIYLEVYVVILNLLPIPGLDGYGIIDPWLPPEIQERSRKFGQYGIFVLFVLLWFVEPFNRLLGEGAFSISQMLGIPSQMVGMGYRLFNEWAKVLLVVAIVIAIAVRQLTKKPHEKWYEQGNGRIRGRKYEEAIAAFDQAIRVKSDFPEAWYMRGYALLQLQRYEDAIAAYDKAVEIKPEYWEAWYDRGIALEIVQRREDAIYSYEKAAQIKPDFHLAWYKLGVQLNHFQRYEEAIAAYDKAIEIQPYDANIWTDRSAALGYLKRYDDAIAAGEKAIKINPKLFFAWYNKACAYAELGNVELAMENLQMAAKLDAEKFKENAKKDPSFDSIRHHQAFSKLIGE, encoded by the coding sequence ATGCTCCAAGTTGCAGTTTTTGTTTGTGTTGGGTGGCTTTTGTCGGTTTGTCTGCACGAATTCGGTCATGCGATCGTTGCTTATTGGGGTGGCGATACTTCCGTGAAAGACAAAGGATATCTTACTTTAAATCCGCTCAAATATACCGATTTTAATTTGAGTTTGGTAATGCCGCTGATTTTTCTACTTTTAGGTGGGATTCCGCTACCGGGTGCGGCAGTTTATATCGACCACCGAAGACTACGCAGTCGCTGGTGGAAAAGTGCGGTCTCCGCAGCGGGACCATTCGCCAGTATTTTGGTGGCGGTTTTGTTGACAATAAGTTTTCGGTTTGGTTCGTCATTGCCATTAGTTGAGTATAGGTGGATATGGCCGGCTTTGGCATTTCTAATTTACCTAGAAGTATATGTGGTTATCCTCAATTTGCTGCCGATTCCAGGTCTTGATGGTTATGGTATTATTGACCCGTGGTTGCCTCCAGAAATTCAAGAGCGATCGCGAAAGTTCGGTCAATACGGAATCTTTGTCCTCTTCGTGCTGCTTTGGTTTGTAGAACCGTTCAATCGGCTGTTGGGAGAAGGTGCTTTTTCCATTAGCCAAATGCTTGGAATTCCATCGCAGATGGTAGGGATGGGATACCGTTTATTCAACGAATGGGCGAAGGTTTTGCTAGTAGTGGCTATTGTGATTGCGATCGCAGTACGCCAGCTGACGAAAAAACCACATGAGAAGTGGTATGAGCAAGGCAACGGACGCATTAGAGGGCGAAAATATGAAGAGGCGATCGCAGCTTTTGACCAAGCAATTCGGGTCAAGTCTGATTTCCCGGAAGCTTGGTATATGCGCGGATATGCGTTATTGCAATTACAGCGGTATGAAGATGCGATCGCTGCTTACGATAAGGCGGTGGAAATCAAACCTGAGTATTGGGAAGCTTGGTACGATCGAGGCATTGCGCTAGAAATTGTGCAGCGACGCGAAGATGCGATATACTCTTATGAAAAGGCAGCGCAAATCAAACCCGATTTCCATTTAGCTTGGTACAAGTTAGGAGTGCAGCTAAATCATTTTCAACGATATGAAGAAGCAATTGCTGCTTACGATAAGGCAATTGAAATCCAACCTTATGATGCGAATATTTGGACTGACCGAAGTGCGGCGCTAGGTTATTTGAAGCGATATGATGATGCGATCGCTGCTGGCGAGAAAGCAATTAAAATCAATCCCAAACTCTTTTTTGCTTGGTATAACAAAGCTTGTGCTTACGCCGAACTGGGCAATGTCGAATTAGCTATGGAAAACTTACAAATGGCAGCCAAGCTAGATGCTGAGAAATTTAAGGAAAATGCCAAAAAAGATCCGAGTTTCGATTCAATTCGTCACCATCAAGCTTTTAGCAAATTGATTGGTGAATAG
- a CDS encoding tellurite resistance TerB family protein: MSKYDEIFASEVQSEQKLNSEEAVAAIIFAAMFAGKEINDEEMEYLNDILSDTGVFDSYSPEEIQQTLDKITDIYNEEGSGVLFNTAINSISDEFVEIAFEGAVAVVLAEENLPEEEESFVNKLQEALDIPEDVAQEIIDDFVSA; encoded by the coding sequence ATGAGTAAATATGACGAAATCTTCGCCTCTGAAGTTCAAAGCGAACAGAAACTGAATTCTGAAGAAGCGGTAGCAGCCATAATCTTTGCGGCCATGTTCGCAGGCAAGGAAATCAATGACGAAGAAATGGAATATTTAAATGATATACTATCTGACACCGGAGTGTTCGATAGTTATTCACCAGAAGAAATCCAACAAACGTTAGATAAAATAACCGATATTTACAATGAAGAAGGTAGCGGGGTTTTGTTTAACACAGCTATTAATTCCATTTCAGACGAGTTCGTGGAAATCGCTTTTGAGGGAGCGGTTGCGGTGGTTTTAGCAGAAGAAAATCTCCCGGAAGAGGAAGAAAGTTTTGTCAATAAGCTTCAGGAAGCTTTGGACATTCCAGAAGATGTAGCGCAGGAGATTATAGACGACTTTGTGAGCGCGTGA